The sequence below is a genomic window from Humulus lupulus chromosome 3, drHumLupu1.1, whole genome shotgun sequence.
ttttaaagaaatagaataaattctatttttaaaataaaatcaaatttctcctaatttttcttaaaaacaaACTAAATTTTATCatcatatttataattattgCTTAATCAAATAAATTAACTTAATTCATCAAAGTTTACATTTAACTAAATTTAGAAAAAAGTATTAGATTTTTGGTAACTTATCAAAAAAAGGGTAAAATTGGAAAAGCTTGAAAGcttcaaaaataataattttttagatagGTCTGATAGTGGAAGTGGACTGAGAAATTTCATAAAACCTTACTTTCAAATAACTAGACCCCTTGGGGGGGATTTTTCAGAAAACCTTAAGTGTCGTGCTGCAGCTTAAAAAGTGTGAGGACGATAATACCCCTAGTGGGTATTTGATTGTAACCTTAATGCCCAAAGTATATTAATCTAATATAATCTTataattaatccgagtacactgtatGTTAGTTACGGTCTTGGCTAACAAGACAGAAGTGTCATTGGAAGGATTGCTCGTTCGCAGGAAAGGACAACTGGTGAGTCAGTTTGTGATTTACATGTGAAATTAtgttttttaagattaccaactgaatttaacaataaatttaattaatgagGAATAGTTAAACAATTGTTTGATCAAACAGATATTCTGATGTATCAGGATAGATTGCTGATGAACATaaagtaaataaactaaaagtaacgtgacacaagaagttttttacatggttcagaaaacctagtccacgagaccatgcccagagataaaatcaattcataaagtctcaagaatacaataagcaattgacttatacaagtttagactccctctaaatccTTGTTGCAGCCTTGAAAtactccactttaataatctAATTTTGATAAACATCAAGAAAACGAAATCACTTTTGAACTTGATAAGtgctcacttcctcccgaagtgggTCTTatgaaatcttctcccgaagactgtGTGTCATGTTCAATAGCTTTATGACCTGCTTAAGAATATATAACACTAAGCAAAAAAAACCAACAAAGAGATAGTTGTACCAAAACTActctttacataaaaaaaaaaagatatcttCAAAGAATGAGACGTTAGAATGGTGAAGAGATAAGATTAGCTGCTGCTTAGGTCTGTATTTATTGAGTTTTGGAAACCCTAAACCAGTCAATCTCGTTTTATGGTAttaatctgtaacgccctactaccttagagccgttactaagtgagttttacgaaaaattgtgcaattaactaactaaccgaggtttttaaaacgaaagtgtgactaagcaaaagttaaggctgtaatcttttgaaaatgctttacttcattgaaaacttcaagtgtctatcatttgggatcccaaaataaggtttgcaaaatatttacaacttaaaataagtttacagttaaTTGACTATCAAAATTAAAGGTTAATACATCCATTATttaaaatgcccccaaccaaagcagtcgggtaggccaaacatgtacgcgccgcttcatgctctccgtactcatggctggttgacttaatctttgcccttacctgcaacacagagcacccgtgagccgaagcccagcaagaaaactcaaacaacacatatcatatgcatattatataatcgacctatcagataatccacagatagccaagtagtccatcagactaaacaaacacggccatgccgttccAGAAACATTACACAGGTCTGGTATCCCGGTCCTCACCATAAGGAtaccccatgtatccattggggtcccaccctgactataagcattccacgtgctaagtgttaaTTCCGGCCctgctgccgttctcggctccttgccattTTCGACACCTTTGCCGTTCTtggcacctttgccgttctcggctcctttgccgttcattctactataatcgcatatagtataattcaaaaaacattcaaacatataacaattcaatcaagactacaccctaacatgtaatataatttagggtcgtgccctgcattaacactatgggtTCATGCCCTgttctacgggtgctacagttttcttacctgtatcccgagcttcacagtgcaccaaagtcacgagcacggtcctctagcatgagcctctccaaaatcctagtcacaacacacataaaacacttttaatactaaccaacccaaaaccacttcccgggaccaatcccgtattttcgggactcccaaattcctaaaacaattcattggaaacatcccccaaacccccggagcaaaggctcaaaaattgaaaatttacatgtcctgaaaatggcctagcgccgcggcacccagagaagtcagaaagttcccctgactggaaacagcctcgcgccgcggcgcccaagaacagggccgcggcactccttcacgaacccagaaatctgggtttttcctctgcatttccccgagccaatacccctccaaatcatcccaaacaaatacttaaaccccaagatcaatttaaaacctcaaatgaaccacctaacaacccataaacactaccaTCAAGAttaaacacacaatcacacccaaaagtccaccctttgatttctaatttcagcaaactcaacACAAGACTtgaaaacttaactcatgcttcaatttctcaaaccaaaacagaaacaagccttaaatttacatagaatccttaccttaagtggagaatccaccctttaagcttctttgattcttctcctaactcccacttcagccccttctactattcttcttcttcttcttgccctagcttttcatctagcttttcttctctctattttttttttaacaaaaccataatatgactaagcctaaaccgtgtaccccaatatcccagctgaaaattttctaaaccccctgccaaataaccattttacccctcctaataatcctttcctaactaaaccttcaagggcactctagtcctttcacttctatttcaattctaccattttccatctaacttgttactcacagcagttacaaatggttacccaggttactcaatcaccaataactataaccactagttctcaacccaactcacaaaattccccaaaatacccctaggctcctctcgagccgggtataaaatcccgttgtgacttttgagttaactaaCTCTCCAGGACggtctcggcacatgcatcacaataataacaccacactcacgtggtacaaatcacataatacaattatcacatatatgccctcaacgggctaaaattaccaatttacccctatcatacaaacggggttcacatgcatatttatttcacctaaacatgcattctaaccacatattcattaaattcacataaattaatgcagtataacaattattgccctccaggcacactaatcaaggctccaagccttattagcaaatttaggtcgttacataaTCCGACCAAATCAGGAAGTTACTAAAAATAGCTTCCAATTACATTAATTGTAGGATTTTCCAGATGAGTCAGAGAACCATTCTGTAGCATCAGGAAAATGGATAAACTTGGACTTAATCAGACCAAATGAGGAAGTTACCAAAAATAGCTTCCAATTACATTAATTGCAGGATTTTACAGATGAGACAGAGAACCATTCTGTAGCATCAGGAAAATGGACGAACTTGGACTTAAATCCCAACtaggttcatttcaaaatttCATTCCTTGGGCACAAAGCATCATTTAGTTTTCTCTTTTTAAACCAAATAAAATCAAGGAAAATATGCAGAGAATAATTCTATAATATACATACTTATTATAGACAAGATTGCACTAAATAAGTTAGGAAACTTGACTATATAAAAATGCacttaataaataatttattattaccAAAAAGAGACACAATCCACTTACTTAcccaatatataatttcaaaaataccaatttaaataataaaatataattattaaaatggtTAGCCAATTTAAGATTTTACAGCTTGTCTGTAACATATATTAACTAGTGTATTGCTTGCTAGAAGTAGGACTTATACGCTAGTTAGAGAGATGACTCAATTAGAGACAATAACTAGGTGGTGCTTACGCTCCATATGAGATTTAAATGTGGACAATATCTACTTGTTATTATATAGTGCGGACTGTTTCCACCTATCTAATCATTGTGCAAATGGTATCTGCCTTTGATATTATTAGCCTATCTCATGAGTATGTGGATGGTATCAACTTATAAAATTATAGGGCGGTCAATTTTTGTCTATCTCATGAGCATGTGGAAGATATCCACTTGTTGTTATATAGTGCAGACAGATCCCGCCTATTCAATCATTGTGCAGATGATTTATGCTTTAGCATTATTGATTCGGTTAGCTACCATGACAATTGGTCAGGAGTTAAATAGGCCAAGTAAACCTAAAAGTCTCCATGAGCTGGTGTAGATCCACCAACCCCATGTGTAATGTTATGAATGTCGTAGTTAACTGTTGGTTACCCTTGAGAGGGATTTACGATTTTGAATATCAACGAAGAGAATCGAGTCTCAACTATGATTTTAGTTGAGGAATTAGGGGAAGTTGGGAATTACTTATtcaagatcttatttattttcatgtaaatcatatattaaacaaattaatataagaaaacctagaacatgtttctataattgaatttaaatagagataatgataagaacataTACATTATATGCAGTAGAATGAATAagttcttccttcagtttctcttacCCTTGTATTTTTTTTGTCGCATGGAATCACCAAGAAATTGAACAGATCTTCAATTTTTTTCACAGTCTTCCacaatatccttagaatcacctagactagagtgggaaattcttaacacatgagatatatatagagataagaagagaagagaatatagaggcttagaaaatgacttttgttgtagagatagtctaaaaccctaaagtatCAAAACTTGTTGTTCTGTTCACCTATTTTCAACTCTCAcatagcattccttttataggatTAATTATGttactaatttaattaaaaaatcaataaaataataggtaaataCAACCCTTAGgttgaaattctcatgggctatatgcccgtgaaatttctcatttaattataagctaatTGAACTCAAattcaaggcctgtattattttctattgattaattaattaaaaattatttaaatcctttatcaaattaattatttataatttgaacattgctttaaacttatttattaatttatacaccaatttttcttaactaataaatatgccctaaaatctattttttttctttctaaattgtataactttgtgaaattatccaaaattgacctggtcaactttgataattctaactgataaaaattaattaattgagactatctagatgattttatccaaggtactgtggggaccatgggcctatgaaataaagctcccataatttatcataaatttaaaaaataaatttactaacttattaattccttgtgactcaactaaagactcagaattgcactcttgaattcatagaacactctattagcaatatagatacgttattagttatgcattgttacaaccataattatcactcaatcctatATAGACGATCCaaaatgagatgggactaaaatactgtgttacccctcattgtattttatccttaaacacttagttccttgtaaatgatatttaagtaaactaatattaattattgaaatgagatctctatcatttagcacctcgaactaaactaaaaggaaaccattattTTACTTCTTTATCAAAAGCTATATATGTTCAtaactatgattaacactcccattgaattatactactgagttcccaagaagtaagtatgggctggtccatagggtaagctggtaatgaacaagacaaagtactcaaataatacaattaattataattctaaccactcagaattaagattgaattgacatatggtcaactatataatatgactacaatagataataatgatatgtttacttatctatctaaaatcaatatcggtccagtccgatgaaacaaatacattcgatcttatctactttgctaatgttctggaaagaacataacattacaatgtgtaagtagatcatatcgtagattggcaggTCAATGTAAACTGTGAActcactaatcttaggactaacttatttttgaacatataatcatatttatattccactatgattacgccactataaatatgattagctatatgcttgagatttaatagaagtttatattaaataaataatcatgaaaataaaacatgtgagcaaagttattgaccaagtcaaaaatgatttctattcttttattgataatacaatgagattacaaagaaattgagttttaatcatggtataaaaccccaacaagggATACTTTGGTTGTTGggcatagtgcccttaaagcaatgaaagtagttcattatttataaaatttataaaagaaatattttatatataattgtcATTGAATAATCTTtagataaatatcagaaaattcttaatttattaatgtagctataatcttgtatttgtatgagaggattaagattatagATAATGAATTATATAGTCTACAGTTTATATCAAAGATATGGAACATTTACTCAAGTActatagtattatgaatacatgtgatcttgATCTAGATCACTTGTGTGGTAGGAAATCTTAATGGATGTGCTTTATACAATAAGATTGTATTGGATTGGACTATATACGTATTCAACTCTTTATTAAAATATTGTTTACCATAACAagttataatcatatcactcgatgatcatatgcaaattgatctaaatcctgaagttatcatgaactcctatttatgttatttGGGTTCTCTCGTCAGAGTCTGTGTGAATgttcaggctaaaaacttttattttgggggCTCATTAacgtagatggctggggacatgatTTACTGATATGGAATCCAAGCCTTCTTTATAagaagattgaataatggttcccttaagtgtttaattctggaactgaactTTTTGAGGCCTCTAATTTATAAAAGATTTATAAAATAATTGTTCACTAGTAAATTAGTGGTACTTAAGGATAAAGAGGTAAtttgaggggtaaaacggtaatttcacctaactctaattatgaacaacgtattggaggattgaattgcatgaagtgattaaatcaatggacacttAATAAAGTATTCAGTAAATATAAGTCTATAATTAGAAGACTGCAATCCCATATTTTTAGTGAAATAATATtatgattaataaataagattattatattaaagtgttttaattaataatataaatttattggagtATGGAATTATAGGTCAAAAGGTCCCCGGAACGACTTTATAAACATTGTACATGGTAAAAGCAACAATAGAACAAGTATGAGTATATTTGTCAAGAAAATTAGTTTATGGGAAATTACataattatgagataattatggaaaatatacttattatttaattaattataattttcgtaattattaattaattgaataaaataattggTTTTCAATTAATTATGTCATCTTATTTTAAATtagtttaatatttatttttttgaaatttaaatttagataactCATTTAAACTAGATCAGATTTTTTATGTGGGTTGTTAGATTTCTTATCTGAGTTTGAGAAAAGAagttttacttagctagataaagATGCTTATTTTACCTTTGTGTGGAAGATGTCGTCTAAAATGTCATCATCATGATTAAACACATCTGATATCCTCTACTCAGCATCTAAAGGATTTCCATAAAATGATGCATTGATAATTACTTATATTGTCATTAATATTTTTTGTTGGTTTGACCGATTAACATCTTAGTTTGTGACATATATAAATCAATAGCACTTGTTTGTTTTGGTCATTTAGCTATATAGCATCGAGCTAGTTGGTTTGCTTATGCTTTTATCTAGTTTCTTTTTATAGAATGATCTATTTTGATTATATGTGCTTTCAACGATAGTCATAATATAGATTAATGTTGTTGCTCTTACATACTGTTGACTGGAAGTCAAGTAGTTTTGGTTTCAACAATAGTTAAAACTTATTTCATAGTGTTATTAGGTGTATATTCAAGTATTATTTAGTTAATAAAGTGTTGATTATATTTTTGGTCTGTTTTTTGCATTATCATAGTTGCTAAAGGAGAGTGAATGACAACTATGATTAATGCCTCAACAAGTTAGTCCTGATGAAAAGGACGATGAGTCGGAGGAGGAAGATGGGCGGGCGTTGACTCAAGAGGTATTCTCACTCGATGCGCCTTTGAAAGGGTGTATTGCATTGTTGTTAAAATGTCAGAGGAGCAGAAGTCTACGTTGAAAGATGTCGGGTTCGGAGTTTATATATATGAGGCTTGATTTCCCCAACATCCATAATCTAATTAATTCAGTGGCTTGCGAAGACATCTGATTCATATCTcccactaattttttttttgtattttttaattcATGGACAAGCAAAACATTATGGTCTTTTTTTTAATTTCAGTGTTTTGGTGATTAGGATATGTGCTGAAAGTGCTATTTCATTTTTAGCCGAAATATACCACCCCAAGTTATTTTGCAAGTTGATGTAAAAAAGTAAAGGCTTATTGTTTATCTAAAATAACAGTATACGTGTTCTTAAATTTTGAGTAATCCATTTTGACTTGCTGCTGATATACTAATTACTCCTGGTTGGCTTGTAATAAGGCAAAGCTAGATATATTGCTCACACATTAAATGAGACAATCAAATGGTGCCAAAAGAGTTCACTGCTTGGGCCGGACTGAGGGCTTGAGGATGAAGCATGGAAAGGGGGAGATGAGAGTTAACTTAGTAAGACTTGTATTttgaaatcttttttttttttgaaacaaaaAGGAGTTTTATTAGCAAATATCTTTCAAAATTACATCCACAATGGCAGGAGTCAAATCAACACTCCTGATAATACGATCAGCATGTGAAAGTGATGCTCTTGCAACAACATGAGCAACACCATTCGCAGATCGCTTAACAAAAACAATACTAATATTCTTATCTTCCATCAATTGTTTACAATCAGAAATAATGCCCCCAAAATAAGAATCCATTGAGATTGAACTGCGGAGAGATTGAATCACTGTAAGACAGTCAGTCTCAATCACTACATGGCTCCAATATTTCTTCTTGAGCCAGCTCAGCGCTTCCCTCACCCCCATAGCTTCTGCCATCTTAGGAGACACGACTCCCTGTCTACAACAAGTTATGGCCTCAATAAAGTGACCCTGATCATCACGAGCAACACAAGCAAAGCTATAAGTCGAGGCCTCGGTGGACAAAGCTGCATCAACATTGATTTTGATCACTCCAGGCGTAGGCTTAATCCACTTCTCTGCCCCATCATCACTGGTCAAGAAAGCTGCGGTTGGAACCTCAAACTTGTCCTGAGCTCTAGTCCACTGAACTAGGGTGCTATGGGCTAGATTACAAACCATGTTCACCCTCGCACATTTACCCTTCCACACACTATCATTGCGCACCCTCCATAGTGCCCAACAGATCATAGCCACAATCTTCAACTGGTCGTCATCAAGAGTCTGGAATAAAGTTTCTAGCCACTCAGCAAATGTGCCATGAACTTGATTGATGACACCAATACCAGTACGGTCCCAGCACGCCCTAGCTATAGGGCACTCCACCAAGCAATGACTGGTTAACTCCCTGGCAGAATGGCACATTGGGCAAATTGTGTCTACATCCACATGTTTAGAGCGAAGCTGTACTTTAGTGGGAAGACAATTTGTGGATGCCCGCCATAGCAAATCTTTAACCTTAGGAGGGACACGGAGTTTCCAGAGTTTTTTCCAAAAGCAGTATTTTGAAATCTTTTAGTAATCTATCTTTGCAAGATTATCATTTATTGTCTAATATTATTAGTTTTTTTGTGTATATTTCAATAtgaatttaatattaaaattaaaaaattatattaatatcatatatccTTACAAATAAAGACTTTTTTGATccacaattaatttttatatacaCAATTCATTTTTACTTTCACAAAATTTAGGTTTGGCTTACACATAATAAATACTTACCTACAGAAAATAATAAGACATGTCATTATTTTATCAAAAAAGCTAAACTTCCTGAACTAGGTGGATTGAATTATATCCCGAGCAAAGTGTAGTTGTAAGTTTATATTAataataaacattttaaaaaaaaaactatcagtGTAGGGTCCCATTCTTACTAggaattttaaattaaaaatattttactaaAAAAAGAAATCTCTTGCAAATTTTACCATTACCCCTTTGCATGGCCTTCAACCTCTCAGACTCCtcaagtatttttttaataacaatatataataaatgaaaaaaaaaccttTTTTTGGCAGAAAGTTAACCATTgtatttatacttttttagaaaaaaaaatatttcacatCATTATTAGATTTTTCTATAGTTATGGTAACGATGATGAAAGTAAAAGGGAAAATGAAATTCAAACTGGTACCTTACAAACTTGGTactttatattttcaataatgctcatatcgTACCATGTAATTTGAAATTGTATAAATTTAGCACCTATTTACCAAGTTTTTtcgaaactataaatatattaag
It includes:
- the LOC133825112 gene encoding uncharacterized protein LOC133825112 is translated as MCHSARELTSHCLVECPIARACWDRTGIGVINQVHGTFAEWLETLFQTLDDDQLKIVAMICWALWRVRNDSVWKGKCARVNMVCNLAHSTLVQWTRAQDKFEVPTAAFLTSDDGAEKWIKPTPGVIKINVDAALSTEASTYSFACVARDDQGHFIEAITCCRQGVVSPKMAEAMGVREALSWLKKKYWSHVVIETDCLTVIQSLRSSISMDSYFGGIISDCKQLMEDKNISIVFVKRSANGVAHVVARASLSHADRIIRSVDLTPAIVDVILKDIC